The following is a genomic window from Malus sylvestris chromosome 12, drMalSylv7.2, whole genome shotgun sequence.
gttatatattttcaaatttctacaTTGTTTGAGTTTAGGATTCATACAAGCAAgtgcaatgacgttctagaGTTCATACATCTCACTCCACTTAGTGAGATAATGCTTTATTGTCGTTGTTTGTACCTTGGTTGAGTTGAGTTTGACATGAACTTTCCACAGCCATAGAACCTGAATTTGGCAGTTGGTAAGTTAACGACGATCACATGAATAATGTTCCCTACATTTACTTCAATCGCCATAAAATTGGTCCACATCTTTAAATTAAGATGTCGACATAAGAGACCAATCTCCAACCATCTTTTCCcctttcatttcatttttaccACATTTTTAATTGTCATAAAAGTGAAGTCATTGTTTCAAATACTACTACATTCATTGTGTGCAAAACTTGTATAGAATTCAAAAAGGCTATGAGAGTAGTAAATATGACATTGTAAAGACATTTAGGTGTTATTCGTTTGGAAGTTATTTTAgaatgactgaaagcgttttttgtgaaaataattttggaactaattattaataaaaatgcaagtaaatcttgAAAagacacttgaagtgcttttggaactcaTTTTCTTAAAAgcaatttcaatcattttaaaaaacatTTCCAAACGAGTTGTTTCTAATTTGAGGCGTTCTGCTGATTTATGGGTTCTAGACTGGGCATTGATATTACGCGCTGGAGATGCTCACCGTTTTCGGTTTCTAGTGAGCCTACTATAGTGTTGAATTTTCCTTACTGTTTCTGCCATGGTTTTATTTTCGTGGTTCATTCTGTATTTGACAAGAACCCTCAATTATTTGGGGTTTTTGTGCTCATCCAAATTCATTATATTTGGCCCCTGCATGTTTTAATGAAATTTCCTCTTTGTTCTTCTTAAAAAACACACATTTTGGCTTCTTAAAAGTGGGATAGGAAAAGCACTATGTCCAAATAGAAGCACGGCATTTTTCTATCCCACGATTAATTATTTTCAGAGTTTTCATTTCTCGCATGATTTTACAGCATTAGACGCATTAGTTTCTATaaatcttccttttttttagtCTCACaatatttgtgatttttttttttttttttttttttttgtaatctcatatttttatttgcaagtaTCCTCTTCTTAGGTCATATTCTTCATCTGATTATAATATTTTTCCCCTTTTATAAATGAAATATGTTGTACCCTTTGTAAGAAAATAAACTAATCGGGTACAGCACACTCGTTATTAAAGGAACAACGACAAAAATGAGACATTAAAGACGTTCGTGAACTTAAAACACAGAAACTCAATTTCGAGGCTAAAGTAAATAATTCAGTAACTATTGCTCTAATTCACTCTCCTCTACATTATTGCTTCAAGCCTTTGTCAAAACTCTCATTTTCTTGGAATCCAACATGGGCAACTTGACTTTTTTTCCCTTggtgtttgcaagtgtgtcaaaACGGTAGAGTGTACTTGTTTGAGAAAACCAAAATGTAGATGAGAGAAGTTTTAAGTCCATGCACTTTAGTCGGCCATACACTTGGCTTAATTGATCATAACCAAGTCCTCTTTCTCTGGCATTCCAAAGTGGTCCTCCTAATAAAGCATGTACTCTCCTATTCCTTTGTCTTGTCTTGTATCTGGTGATACATGTTTTGCTTCCCAAATACACATaacacaaacaaaatatcaaacttttgaatcaaataaaaatatacAGCTTTAACTAGTTATAGAAACTATGTCATAAATTGGTTTACCTATAGTAGCACTTGTGTTTGAGGactgttatttgcttgtttacTCCAAAAGGGTAGGAACAAATGTAGCCAATTAAACATGCATATTCTCATCTGGCTCTACCTGCCTACCTGAGAAATAATTTAATCAAATGAGGGAGGCAGCTAGGGTAATGGGTTCCTAGGTGGTTATTTTTGTACTTGAATAGGAAACTTTTGATCACAAGTTTTAACCAATACATGATTCCAAAGAGAAAACTTATCACATAAGTTCATTTCAAAAACTATATGATAGTAATGCTCTTAGGGCATGTTTGGTAGTCTGGTTGGGATAGGTTTGTGACCaattaaaatgaatttgagTCAAACTCATTGTTTGTTGTGTCAAAATGCAAGATTAACAAGACTGAACATGATAAGTTATGAATCTATTATAGAGTGGGTTCGTTTCAAGTCCTGTCTTACCTATCCATGCCAAAAACTAAGATCCAATCTCATACAGCCCACCAAACAGACCCTTAGGGTTGGAGGAGTTAGGGCGGGGTAATGTGTTAGGATTAGACTAGGCTGAGGACTTAATTCCTTCTGATGAAACTAGAAAGAGAAAACTCTCGTTATGAAAGGTTAATTGATCTTGGGTGGAGGATCCTTAGCCTATAACAGCGTCGTGATCCCTAATCGTCGATTTGTTATTTTCAAGAtggaaaatgttttgaaaatcaAACTTATGGAGGGAAATTTGTGGATTCCGCATAGGTTAGGAATTCTCTTGGGAAAAAAACTACCTAGAAGGCATCTTACATGAAACGAATTTACCGCCACGTGGCGTTCTTGTTCTAGCAATGCAAAGTCATGTAAAGAGAAACTCACACATGGCATTGTATAATAGGACCAAGACGCTAGGACATTATCTAGCAAATAATCTAATGCCTAGGCATGTATAATACACATGGCGTGCCCCTTGAGCACAAACTGAACCGATGGGTGTTTGAAAGGCCCATTACTCAACGACATATTATTTCATACCCATTCACAAAAGTAGCTATTCAGTAGATTACCGGAAAGTAATTTAGAACAACGATAGCACAAGATACTTATCCTTTTTGTAAATGGGTACCTGAAACTAATCACGTAGTACTTTCGAAAAGGAGTTCTGAAAACTTGCACAGCTCTAAGGGCCTCGGTAATTACGGCATTATTCAGTTGCCCCAGTCATACTATGAAAAACTTCAAGCAGCAATGGATGAGTTCCTCTCGCTGAGAATGCGGTAGTAAGTGTCGTGATCTGATGTGTCTCTGAATCCAGGAATGAAATCCGAAAAGAATCTAAGGACCGCAGCTAAATTTTGCAAGTCACTGGAGGTACATGCTGACTCGAGAAACAGCGAAGGTCGAATGGTACTGACCTGAAAATTCAAATCAATTTAAGAGTCAGGAAAGCGCTTTcgtaaaataaagaaaaaataacatATACAGTCAGGAAAAATTTGGCACATAAGGAAGTATATCAAAGAATTACTAGATAGATATACCGAACCTCAATATTTTggaaaataactaaaaatgtCAATAcctggaaaagaaaaaggaaaaaaaccatACAGAATGGAAAAGGATACAGCAATGACAGTTCAAGAAAACATCTAATGGTCGTAATAAACGAAATTTTGCGACACCAATCACTAAACACAACATAATAGGTTCAGCAGTCTCAACAGCAAGAGTTTAAGAGCTAGGGAGTGGCGTTAAAACACAGCAAAAATAAAGAGATGTAAAACCAACAGGAAAATGTATTGGCAATCTGATTGAGAATATACAAAAAAATCCTTTCTTTCCTCTGATTCCAAgatgggaattaccttgtactTCCGTGCATAGCGTAATGCTTCAAGGTAATATCCATCTTGCACTAGTAACAGTACATAGTCATGGTGTAAAGAAAGCTGCCTCAGCATATCTAAACCCAACTTCCTTGTTCGAGAGTTCTGACGGCCAGACTCTAGGAGTTGCATTGCTACTTCTTTAGAAGGTTCAAGAATCTGTTGAGAAACAGTTCTCCCCGTGAACATCAGACCAAAAATAAGCAGCATACTGTCGCAAACATACATTTATAATAGGCTGTTCATATACCTTGTTTAAGACAAACTGCCCAAGTTCTGCATATCGCTCACTGCGTGATAGTAATTGTACGGTCAGGACATAGAGATTAGGATGGACTTCAACCTTTTCAATATTAGCACTGCAAAACAATAGCAAATAAGTATAGAACTGTGATCATTGCCTGATACATTCAAATTTAAAGTATTAAACTTCACACCGATCAAAGGAAACCTAATATTCTGGAGACATTTTTAAATAACGTTCGGGTCTAGGTAGGCTAGCCCCTCAGGCTGAACTACTGACCAAGCAAATGATAACTTGATATCACCATGTTCACAAAAATCAATGTTTTCAATTAGAGAGCAGGGGAAAAAAGAATAACAAGAGGGGGCAACTATGGTTTCAATATCCAATGATCAAGCCTGCCAAAGAAGTAGTAATAGTGAAATAGTAAGTTTACTTCAAGCTGGAGAGAAAAATAAGTCTTCTTAACCTCATCAATATCCATTAAAAACTTTTTATACGTATTTATAAGATATGTGCCTTTCCAGGCAATTTTACAGTTATACAACATCAACCTGTTTTAGTAAAAACAATCAACCAACTAGTCAAACCCTAGGTGCTTTACTCCTTAAATACGAACTACACATATTAACTGTGTAGTGCAAATACAAAGGGAAAAATTATGCAAATTCATCAAGACCCTTGCTAAAACTGTGCGGTGCAGAGAATAAATATCAGGCTAAAACTCTTCTACCCAAGTCCATCACAACTTTGTGTTCAAGGCCCTCATTATTAAAAGATTCATAAATATGTCATACCTACGAAGAAACTCAACAATGATGGCAACCAAGTACGAAGGTTCTCCAATAATCTCTTCCTCAACAGGAGCGAACACAAAACTGTACATTTCATCAGGTGAAATTACTGGAGAGGTCGGTTGGGATTCTTGCTGCGAAGCATTAGCATCCAATGGGCTGTTGTCGGATCTAAGAACCTGATATTGCAAAGATGAAGACCGAATTTCACCGCCAGAAGTTTCAGCACCCGTTAACTTCCCCCTGTCCATTTTACCATCGAACAATTGAGAGTTATTTGAAGTGGCCTTTGGGGCTTCAAAGCTTGTACTATCCTCAGAGTCGGAATTTGAATAGGTTAAAAATCTGTTAGGCGATTCACTGTCCAATCCAGCAGCATATTCAAATTTAATGGACTTCCCAACTGTGTCTACTCTTCTAGAGGATACATCAGCACTAGATCTAGGGCCACTCGTCTGTGGCTCACCAGAAGGCGATgtttttgcagattttattcCCTTAAGATAGGTGCCTGTCTTAATAGAGTGGGAGTAGGAGGAAACTAAAACATCTAATGCCCGAGACACTGTAGACACAGGTCTGCGTTCTAGAATAACAGTGCGTGCTATTGATAAGCACAGTTGTTTAGCCTGAAAAGGAAATGGAACAAAGTTATCGCCAATAGTCATTAAGCAGTTGCCTGAAAAAAAGCAATGAAACACCCCAAGAACATGAAACCACTCAACCAGATGTTACAGACCATAAATATTTATCTTTTTGACTGCTTGCTATATCTTGGATGGTAAAATGGTTTTGACATAATGAGCAACCCAAAATAGCCactaaaaaaatacaattgCATGCTGTAAGCAGCTGACATTtacgaaaagaaagaaaatctaGCAAATGACGAGCATGGCAAAACCGAATGAAGAATTCTACCTTATTGGCTTCTAACTTCCGCCGTTGCAAGAATTCAAGTACTGATGGTACTTCTGAGCTACTGGCAGAAATTGCCTAGGAACAAAGAGAAAGACAGGTTATGCAAGAAAAGAACCC
Proteins encoded in this region:
- the LOC126593085 gene encoding uncharacterized protein LOC126593085 is translated as MSGKASSSQSSIGLSGSGALSHVYIPYLPLRSSVAGSKGLFYDDGNKLLLSPTSDQVFCWKTVPFDPVVTPTSDSISEGPILSIRYSLDAKFIAIQRSDHEIQFCNRGSGETFSQMCKLESESILGFFWTDCPVCDIVFVKTSGLDLFAYNSESKSLQLVETKKLNVSWYVYTHESRMVLLASGMQCKTFNGFQLSSAGIIRLPKFEMAMAKSEANNKPVLAAEDIFIVTVYGRIYCLQVDRIAMLLHSYRFYRDVVVQQGSLPIYSSKVAVSVVDNVLLVHQVDAKVVILYDIFADSRAPISAPLPLLFRGFPRSNSSSLRSNREDNESSEVNVLSDHEAIVYGDNWTFLVPDLICDVANQLLWKIHLDLEAISASSSEVPSVLEFLQRRKLEANKAKQLCLSIARTVILERRPVSTVSRALDVLVSSYSHSIKTGTYLKGIKSAKTSPSGEPQTSGPRSSADVSSRRVDTVGKSIKFEYAAGLDSESPNRFLTYSNSDSEDSTSFEAPKATSNNSQLFDGKMDRGKLTGAETSGGEIRSSSLQYQVLRSDNSPLDANASQQESQPTSPVISPDEMYSFVFAPVEEEIIGEPSYLVAIIVEFLRSANIEKVEVHPNLYVLTVQLLSRSERYAELGQFVLNKILEPSKEVAMQLLESGRQNSRTRKLGLDMLRQLSLHHDYVLLLVQDGYYLEALRYARKYKVSTIRPSLFLESACTSSDLQNLAAVLRFFSDFIPGFRDTSDHDTYYRILSERNSSIAA